One segment of Streptomyces sp. NBC_01463 DNA contains the following:
- a CDS encoding acyl-CoA dehydrogenase family protein — protein MSLDHRLTAEHEELRRTVEEFAHDVVAPKIGDFYERHEFPYEIVREMGRMGLFGLPFPEEYGGMGGDYLALGIALEELARVDSSVAITLEAGVSLGAMPVFRFGTEEQKRQWLPRLCSGEALGAFGLTEPDGGSDAGGTRTTAVRDEATGEWVINGSKCFITNSGTDITELVTVTAVTGRKENGAPRISAIIVPSGTPGFTVAAPYSKVGWNASDTRELSFSDVRVPLENLLGEEGRGYAQFLRILDEGRIAISALSTGLAQGCVDESVKYAAERHAFGRPIGANQAIQFKIADMEMRAHMARIGWRDAASRLLAGEPFKKEAAIAKLYSSTVAVDNAREATQIHGGYGFMNEYPVARMWRDSKILEIGEGTSEVQRMLIARELGLPA, from the coding sequence ATGTCCCTGGACCACCGGCTGACCGCCGAGCACGAGGAACTCCGACGCACCGTCGAGGAGTTCGCCCACGACGTGGTCGCGCCGAAGATCGGCGACTTCTACGAGCGCCACGAGTTCCCGTACGAGATCGTGCGCGAGATGGGGCGGATGGGCCTGTTCGGGCTGCCGTTCCCGGAGGAGTACGGCGGGATGGGCGGCGACTACCTCGCCCTCGGCATCGCCCTGGAGGAGCTGGCCCGGGTCGACTCGTCGGTGGCGATCACCCTGGAGGCCGGGGTCTCGCTCGGCGCGATGCCGGTGTTCCGCTTCGGTACGGAGGAGCAGAAGCGGCAGTGGCTGCCGAGGCTCTGCTCGGGCGAGGCGCTCGGCGCGTTCGGCCTGACGGAGCCGGACGGCGGTTCGGACGCGGGCGGCACCCGGACGACGGCGGTGCGCGACGAGGCGACGGGCGAGTGGGTGATCAACGGCTCCAAGTGCTTCATCACCAACTCGGGTACGGACATCACCGAGCTGGTGACGGTCACGGCGGTGACCGGCCGCAAGGAGAACGGCGCCCCGCGCATCTCCGCGATCATCGTGCCCTCCGGCACCCCCGGCTTCACGGTCGCCGCCCCCTACTCCAAGGTCGGCTGGAACGCCTCGGACACCCGCGAGCTCTCCTTCTCCGACGTCCGCGTCCCGCTGGAGAACCTGCTGGGCGAGGAGGGCCGCGGCTACGCGCAGTTCCTGCGGATCCTGGACGAGGGCCGGATCGCCATCTCGGCACTGTCGACGGGCCTCGCGCAGGGCTGTGTGGACGAGTCCGTGAAGTACGCCGCCGAGCGGCACGCCTTCGGCAGGCCGATCGGCGCCAACCAGGCGATCCAGTTCAAGATCGCGGACATGGAGATGCGGGCCCACATGGCCCGGATCGGCTGGCGGGACGCGGCGTCACGGCTGCTGGCGGGCGAGCCGTTCAAGAAGGAGGCGGCGATCGCCAAGCTGTACTCCTCGACGGTGGCGGTGGACAACGCCCGCGAGGCGACCCAGATCCACGGCGGCTACGGCTTCATGAACGAGTACCCGGTGGCCCGGATGTGGCGCGACTCCAAGATCCTGGAGATCGGCGAGGGCACGAGCGAGGTGCAGCGGATGCTGATCGCCCGGGAGCTGGGGCTGCCGGCCTGA
- a CDS encoding hydroxymethylglutaryl-CoA lyase, translating to MTTTDRTLPMTVAAPDLPARVRIHEVGARDGLQNEKTVVPTGVKAEFIRRLAVAGLSTIEATSFVHPKWVPQLADAEELFPMLGDIGDVGDVALPVLVPNERGLDRALSLGARRIAVFGSATETFAARNLNRTVDESLAMFEPVVARAKADKVHVRGYLSMCFGDPWEGAVPVHQVVRVAKALMDLGCDELSLGDTIGVATPGHVQTLLSRLNEEGVRTDTIGVHFHDTYGQALSNTLAALQHGVSTVDASAGGLGGCPYAKSATGNLATEDLVWMLDGLGIETGVDLDELTATSVWLAEQLGRPSPSRTVRALSHKEQ from the coding sequence ATGACGACCACCGACCGCACCCTGCCGATGACCGTGGCCGCACCGGACCTGCCCGCCCGGGTCCGTATCCACGAGGTCGGCGCCCGTGACGGGCTGCAGAACGAGAAGACGGTCGTGCCGACCGGGGTGAAGGCGGAGTTCATCCGCCGCCTCGCGGTCGCCGGCCTGAGCACGATCGAGGCGACGAGCTTCGTCCACCCCAAGTGGGTGCCCCAACTGGCCGACGCCGAAGAGCTGTTCCCGATGCTCGGCGACATAGGGGACGTGGGGGACGTGGCGCTCCCGGTCCTCGTGCCGAACGAGCGGGGCCTGGACCGGGCGCTGTCCCTGGGGGCCCGCCGGATCGCGGTCTTCGGCTCGGCGACGGAGACGTTCGCGGCCCGCAATCTCAACCGGACGGTCGACGAGTCGCTCGCCATGTTCGAGCCCGTGGTGGCCCGTGCCAAGGCCGACAAGGTGCATGTGCGCGGCTATCTGTCGATGTGCTTCGGCGACCCGTGGGAGGGGGCCGTCCCCGTCCACCAGGTCGTCCGCGTCGCGAAGGCGCTGATGGACCTCGGCTGCGACGAGCTCTCGCTCGGCGACACGATCGGCGTCGCGACCCCCGGCCACGTACAGACCCTGCTGTCCCGGCTGAACGAGGAGGGAGTGCGCACCGACACGATCGGGGTGCACTTCCACGACACCTACGGACAGGCGCTGTCCAACACCCTCGCCGCGCTCCAGCACGGCGTGTCCACCGTGGACGCCTCCGCGGGCGGCCTCGGCGGCTGCCCGTACGCGAAGAGCGCGACCGGAAACCTGGCCACCGAGGACCTGGTCTGGATGCTCGACGGCCTCGGCATCGAGACCGGCGTCGACCTCGACGAGCTCACCGCCACCAGCGTGTGGCTCGCCGAACAACTGGGCCGACCCAGCCCGTCCCGCACCGTCCGCGCCCTGTCCCACAAGGAGCAGTGA